From Candidatus Methylomirabilota bacterium:
CGCTTGCGGTAGAAGTCCTCGAGCTGCTCGACCGTGATCCCCTGCGCGCGGGCGCGCTCGCGCCGGACGTCTTCCGACCAGAGCTTGGAGTCTCGGAAGACGGCGTCCGGGTTGACGATGTTGGAGCGGATGCCGTGCGCTCCGCCCTCGAGCGCCAGCACCTTGGCCAGCTGCGCCTCGGCGGCCTTGGCGGCCGAGTACGCGGCGAAGTCCTTGCCCGGCGACATGACGTTCTTGGTTGCGACAAAGACGAAGGCACCGCCCAGCCCCTGCGCCTTGAGGACGCGCATCCCCTCGCGTGCCACGAGGAAGTGGCCTGTCGAGTTGACGGCGAAGGAGCGCTCCCAATCCGCGAGGCTCATCTGGTCCACGGGGGAGGAATGCGCGATGCCCGCGTTCGAGACCACGATGTCGATACCGCCGTAGGCCAGCACGGCTTCCTCGAAGCCCGAAGTCACGGACGCTTCACTCGATACGTCCATCCCGACGCCGATCGCCCGTCCCGCGCCCGAGCCCGCGACGACTTCGTCGGCCACCTTGCGCGCCCCGGCGGCGTCGAGGTCGGTTACGACGACGTGCGCCCCTTCGACGGCCAGGCGGAGCGCGGCGGCGCGGCCGATGCCCGAGGCCCCGCCGGTGACGAGCGCGATGCGGCGCGCCAGTTCCTTCTCCGGAGGCGCCTGACTGAGCTTGTAGAGCTCGAGCGGCCAGTACTCGACATCGAACGCGTCTTTGGAGGACAGCGAGACATATTTGCCGAACGAGGTCGCCGCGCCCAGGACGGAGATCGTGTGGTGGTAGATGTCGTTGACGATACCGGCGGTGCGGTGATCCTTGCCCGTGGTGAACATTCCCAGGCCCGCCACCGTGATCACCCGCGGGAAGGCGTCGGTCAGCGCCGCGCCGCCCGTATTGTGGGCGTTGAAGTACGACGTGTAGTCGGCGACGAAGCGTTCCACGGACGCCTTGATGGCAGCGGTCACCGCCGCGGGATCCCGCGGATCGCCTACGGGAGCGAAGCATGGCAGCCGCTTGGTGTAGATGGTGTGGTCTGGAGTCGCGGGCCCGATCGTCGAAAGCGCCGCGGCCTCTTTCGAACACGCGAACTCGAGGACGTCTGGCGCGTCGTCGAAGGCCATGACAACACGGCGGTCTCTGCCGACGAGCCCCCGCAGCGCGGGAGCCACGGCCAGCGCGACGCGCCGCCGCTCCTCGGGCGATCCGGCGGCCACGGCGCCGCCGCCGAAGCGCGCGCGGCCTTTGGCCCGATGCTCGATGGCCTCTTCGGCCCGGCCGATCAGCTCCATCGTCGAGAGATACGCTTCCTTGACCGTGGCGCCCCAGCAGATCGTCCCGTGCTTCTCGAGCAGGAGCGCCTTGGCCTTGGGATGGCGCTCGAACGTCTCGGCGACCTCGCGCGAGATCAGAAAGCCCGGGCGCCGATACGGCAGCGCGATGACGTCGCCGCCGTAGACTTCGGATAGGACGTCGACGGAGCGATCATTGTTCGTCAGCGAAACAATTGCGTCGGCATGCGTGTGGATGACCGCCTCGGCGGGCAGGAAGCCGTGCAGCAGCGTCTCGATGGACGGCCGCGGGCTCGCCGGCTCCTGGAGGGCATGCGCCAGGTAGTCCACCATCTCCTGGTCGCCCATGTCTTTGCGCTCGAGGAGCGCCAGGATGTCGTCCATGCGCACGCCGGGGAAGTGCTTCTTCTCGATGCTCTTGAGGTCCGATCCCGAGCCCTTGACGCGCAGGACGCGGACGTCCCGCCCTCGATAGTCGCGCTCTACGCGCTTGATCGACGTGTTGCCCCCGCCCCAGACGACGAGCGAGGTCTCGGCGCCGATCAGCCGCGAGGCATAGACAAGGAGGTCGAGGCCGTCGAGGTTTTTCGCCGCGGCGTCGTCCCAGCGCGAGCGCATGGCGACACCATACCCGAATCGCCCTCGTGGTACAACCGACCCATGGCCGGATCCGAGCCGCTTTCGCGCGAGGTGCAGGCCTACTACGCTCGGGGCATCGAGATCGGACGCCTCTTCCGCGGCCACGGCACGCTCGAGCTCGCCCGCACCCAGGAAATCATCCTGCGCCACCTGCCGCCGCCGCCCGGCGCCGTTCTCGACGTGGGCGGCGGCCCCGGCATCTATGCCTGCTGGCTCGCCAGTCGCGGCTACGGCGTCACGCTCATCGACGCCTCGCCCCTCCATGTCGAGCAGGCTCGGGCGGCGTCGACCCGCCAGCCGGAGCATCCGCTGGCTGGCTGCCGGCTGGGTGATGCGCGCCGACTGGATGGACGGGATGCGAGCGCGCGGGCGGTGCTGCTGCTGGGCCCGCTCTACCACCTGACCGAGCAGCGCGATCGCCTGCAGGCGCTGCGGGAGGCGCGCCGGGTGCTCGAGCCCCGCGGCCTTCTCTTCGCCGCGGCCGTGGGGCGCTACGCCTCGCTCCTGTCCGGCGTGGCGGAGAATCTCCTGCGCGATCCCGATTTCGCCGCCATCGTGGCCCGGGATCTGCGAGACGGCCAGCACAGGAATCCCACGGACAAGGAATACTTCACGACGGCATTTTTCCATCGGCCCGAGGAACTCGAAGCCGAAGTGCGAGAGGCCGGCTTCAACCTGGTCGAGCTGCTGGGCGTGGAGGGCCCAGGCTGGCTCCTGCCCGATCTCGAGCAGCGCTGGGCCGATCCGGCCGAGCGTGAGCGCCTCCTCCAGGCCGCGCGGGCCGTCGAGAGCGAGCCCACGCTCCTAGGCCTCCCGCCCCACCTCCTGGCGATAGGCCGAAAGCCCGCCTGAGGTGGCGGCTCGCTTAGTCGGTCTTTTCGAGCCGCTCAGAAGCGTGCGTAGGCGCGCAGGACGAGTTCGAGCGGGTCGGATCCTCCGAGACCGAGCGCGTCGACGTCCGCGTGATCGCCGCGACCAACCGGGACCTGGAGCACGAGGTGGAGCGCGGCCGCTTCCGGACCGATCTGTACTATCGCCTGCGCGTGTCCCCCATCCACATCCCCCCGCTCCGCGAGCGCCGGGCGGACGTCCCGCTCCTCGTCGCCTGTCTACTCGAGAAGCAGGGCGCGGCGCTCGGGAAGCGGGTGCAGCGCATTCCCCGCGAGACGATGGATGCTCTCTGCGCCTATGACTGGCCGGGCAATGTGCGCGAGCTGGAGAACGTGATCGAGCGGGCGCTCATCCTCTCGCGGGGGCCGACGCTCGCCATCGGCGAAGTCCTCCAGGGGGCATCTAGCCCACCGCCAGGACGGCGGCGGCGCGGCGGAGCGCCTCGATCCCGATCCCAGCAGGCTCTACTTCCGCATGCGAAGGCTCGGATCGCGCGGCCGTCCTGACAGGCCGGGACGCGTCGCGGCGCCTCTCGCGCCACCGGCACGTTGGTGTTGACACCGCGAGCCGGGCAGTCTACGGTCGCCAGTCAGGGGCAAGGAGGTCCTGAATCGATGTCGAGCGCCGCCCGTGACCAGATCCCAGTGGAGCCAAACCAGCATGGGCTCACCATCCCGCAGTCGCTCCTCGGGTGGGCGGACGAGCTGAGTCACTGATGGAGCGGCGAACTTTCATCGCGATGATTGCCGGCGGCCTACTCGCCACGCCGCTCGCCGCGGGGGCGCAGGGGCTCGTCTACTACGAAGGGCGCGCGCAGTGGATCGCTGGCTCAACGTTGATCTTGGCGACGGACGAGGGCTTTAGCATCAGGGTTGACCTGAGGCGCGTCGATCAGAGCGAATACTCGGGCCTCGGACCTCGCGCTCGGATCATCGTAGGTGGGGTAATTTCCGAGGATGGCAACTATTTGATTGGACTATCCATCAGGCGGATCCGATCGGAGTCTCAATCGCCTTAGGTCATTCGCGACTCGCGCTATCGCGGAGGTTGCGTCCCGGAAGGTATTCCGATGAGTCGACAGCACGGGCCAAGCTGATCCGGGGCAGACGTGGCATGACGGCCGCCGAGCACGGGCCCGAGGGCGGCAGGCCTGCAGGGGGCGCGGCAGCGCGTCTTCATCTCAACTCCAGCACGCTGTACTTCAGCATGTGGAAGCTCGGGATCGCGTGGCCGACCTGAGCCGCCTGGACGTTGCGGTTGACACTTCGGGCCGGGCAGTTTACGGTCACCAGTCAGGGGCAAGGGGGTCCCGGGCCAATGTCGAGCACCTATCGCTACCAGATCCCGGTCGAGCAGACGCAGTGGAAGTTCGAGGGGCAGAGCGAGACCATCCTGACCTGGGAGTACGAGGACGGGCGCGAGAAGCTGCTCAACCTCTACGACAAGGGCAAGAAGCAGCAGTGGGACGCCGCGGAGCGCATCGACTGGTCGCTCGATCTCGATCCGGAGAATCCGCAAGAGCTCGATGACCGCATGATCCCGATCTTCGGCTCACCCATGTGGGACCGGCT
This genomic window contains:
- the rhaD gene encoding bifunctional rhamnulose-1-phosphate aldolase/short-chain dehydrogenase gives rise to the protein MRSRWDDAAAKNLDGLDLLVYASRLIGAETSLVVWGGGNTSIKRVERDYRGRDVRVLRVKGSGSDLKSIEKKHFPGVRMDDILALLERKDMGDQEMVDYLAHALQEPASPRPSIETLLHGFLPAEAVIHTHADAIVSLTNNDRSVDVLSEVYGGDVIALPYRRPGFLISREVAETFERHPKAKALLLEKHGTICWGATVKEAYLSTMELIGRAEEAIEHRAKGRARFGGGAVAAGSPEERRRVALAVAPALRGLVGRDRRVVMAFDDAPDVLEFACSKEAAALSTIGPATPDHTIYTKRLPCFAPVGDPRDPAAVTAAIKASVERFVADYTSYFNAHNTGGAALTDAFPRVITVAGLGMFTTGKDHRTAGIVNDIYHHTISVLGAATSFGKYVSLSSKDAFDVEYWPLELYKLSQAPPEKELARRIALVTGGASGIGRAAALRLAVEGAHVVVTDLDAAGARKVADEVVAGSGAGRAIGVGMDVSSEASVTSGFEEAVLAYGGIDIVVSNAGIAHSSPVDQMSLADWERSFAVNSTGHFLVAREGMRVLKAQGLGGAFVFVATKNVMSPGKDFAAYSAAKAAEAQLAKVLALEGGAHGIRSNIVNPDAVFRDSKLWSEDVRRERARAQGITVEQLEDFYRKRNILAVPILPEDVAEAVLFLASDRSAKTTGCTITVDGGVKDAFPR
- a CDS encoding class I SAM-dependent methyltransferase, which produces MAGSEPLSREVQAYYARGIEIGRLFRGHGTLELARTQEIILRHLPPPPGAVLDVGGGPGIYACWLASRGYGVTLIDASPLHVEQARAASTRQPEHPLAGCRLGDARRLDGRDASARAVLLLGPLYHLTEQRDRLQALREARRVLEPRGLLFAAAVGRYASLLSGVAENLLRDPDFAAIVARDLRDGQHRNPTDKEYFTTAFFHRPEELEAEVREAGFNLVELLGVEGPGWLLPDLEQRWADPAERERLLQAARAVESEPTLLGLPPHLLAIGRKPA
- a CDS encoding aminobenzoate oxygenase; this encodes MSSTYRYQIPVEQTQWKFEGQSETILTWEYEDGREKLLNLYDKGKKQQWDAAERIDWSLDLDPENPQELDDRMIPIFGSPMWDRL